GATACAGGTCCGCCAGGCGCACCGATGCGATCTGCTTGCCCCGGCGCAGCGTGATCACCAACTGCTCGGGATTGGTCTGCACCGGCGCCGCCTGCGCCAGCGCGCTGCTCAACCGCTGCGTGGTCTGCGTGATGGGATACATGCCGGGCTTGGTCAGATTGCCCTGCACCGTCACCATCTGCCCCCGCGCGTCCGCCGCGCGGGTCACGCTGACGTCGGAACCCACGATCAGCTTGCTCAGGCGGGCCACGACGGCGTCGTGCAACTGCGCCAGCGTCATGCCGGCGGCCTTGAACCGGCCGAGTATGGGAACGTACAGATTCCCCATCCGGTCGATTTCCTGCGTGCCGAGCTCGCTCGCGCCGGCGGCGTTGGCGGCGAACACGCCCAGCCCGTCGCGCTCCCAGACCGTGACGTTGATGCCGTCGCCCGGGACGAGGACGTCGAAGGCGACGTCCTGGGCGTCACGATAGGGCGCGGGAAAATCCATCACCTCCGGCATATTGCTTTCGCGCGCCAGGTCCCGGGTCACCGGCATGACGATGACGTCCTTGTCGTCATGCGCCGACGTCATCTCGCTCAACATCGGGCCGGAGCGTGGAAGCTGGCATCCGGCCAGCGCAAGCACGGCGAGCAGCGCCATCGCTGGCGCCGCCCTGCCCCTGGATCGGACCACCATCACGCCTCCATCAAACGCATGGGTCCCATGGCGATACGCTCATCGTTCTGCGATATGCCCATCACCGACACGCACAGGCTCAGGAACTTGTCCAGCATCGCGTTCAGCGAAAACAGGTCGCGCGCCCGTTGCCGGCTGTGCTGCTTCAATACCTCGTTTCCACGCATCTGGTCGACGATGGACTCGATCTTGTCGCAGGCCTCGTTCAGGTCCGGATGATCGAGATCCTCGATCAGGTGGCCCGTGACGTTCTCGACGAAGCACTCGCCAGCGCCGCCGGCGGGCGTCGATACCACCGGCACCCCCAGCAGCTGCGCTTCGATCAGGACGTTGGGCAAGCCTTCGAACCGGGAAAGCAGAACCTTGGCATCCATGCGCGAATACCAGTAGCCGACGTGATTGGACAGCCCGACGAACATCAGCCGGTCCACCACGCCCAGTTCGTCCGCCAGCGCGACCATGTTGTCGAGCAGGCGTCCGTCGCCCACGATGAAGAAGCGCGCCTGCGGTCGCCGCTTCAGGTACATCGCGGCCAGCTTGATCCACAGTTGCGGCCGCTTGTCGGGCTCCAGCCGGAACACGCCGCCGATGGTTTCGGTGGCGTCGGGCGTGGACGCCACGAAGGCCTCCCACTTTCGCTCGTCTTCCGGCGAGGTATCGGTCGGCAACTCAGGGACGCCGTTATAAAGGATATGAAAGCGTTCGAGCGGGATGCCCAGCCACTTTGCATACTCCTGCGCCGCCGCCTTGCTGTTGCTGACGAAATGCACACCGGGAATTTGCGCGAGGGCCTGGTACAGCACCGGATATTCCTCGCGGAAGCGGTCCTTGCGGATATTGGGCGGCAGCCCCCGGAACACCAGGTGTAGGGTGGGCACGCCAGCCAGCAGCGCCGCCAGCGCGCCGAACAGGCAGGTTCCGTCCTGCCACAGGCTGACGACGTCGAACGCGTTCTCGCGCAGCAGCGGCGCCAGGCGGGTCACGCCGTAGTGCACGGGCGGCGGCAATTGTTCGAGCAAGCGGTTCAGGGCGGGATCGGTGACCGTCTGATGCGACGTGGAAATCGCGGGCAGTCCGTTGATCTCCGTGACCGGTATCCGCGCCTTGGCCAGCACGGGCAGGAAGAAATCCAGGCCCTGCTTCTTGCCGGACCCGGCAGGCTCGGTGTGCTGTTTCACCAGCACTTCGACCTTTTCAGGCCGCACCCGCATGAAAGCGGGGCGGCGATCCGCCGCCACCATGCGATCGCCGGACGCGGCCATGCGGTGCAGCTCGCCGGCCAGCCGGGTCAGTTGCCGCTCGGCGCCGCCCGGGCCCAGGCTACCTGTCACCAGTGCGATCGAGACCGCGTTTTCCGCCGGTTCCTCGACCACGCACCGGTTGCGGAAATGCAGGATGGCGTGCTTCATCGACACGATCCTGATGTCCTTGCCCGCCAGGCCCTCTTCCGGTTCGAAACGCCGGTAGAACGCGTAGTCGTTCGCCAGGGCGGTGGCGAGCTCGGCCGCCTTGCTGCCAGGGGCCAGTTGATCCGCGACCGGCCTGATCGTGTCATAGGCGTCCGCCAGCAGGCCACGCTTGCGCAGGCGCTTGGCGAACTCGACGCGCACGTTACGGTCTCCGTGCCGCGCGATCAGGCGCCGGAACAGGGCATCCGACTGCTCGTAGGCCCGGATGTCGCTCAGCAGCTTGGCCCTGGCGAACAACTTGTCCGGATTCCTTGCGGTTGCCGGAAAATAGCGGTTGACCAGTTCCAGGGCTTCGTCGACGTGACGGTCCTTGACCAGGCGGGACGCGCTGTAGCGCACGACCTGCGGATCCTGCGGGCAATCGCGCAGCAGCGCGCTCCACTGCTCCGACATGCCTTCGTTCAGGCCCGCGGCTTCCTTCAGACGCAGGACCAGATAGCGGACCTTGGGGTCGGCCATGTGTCCGGCGGCCAGCGCTTCGGCACGCGCCAGATTGGCCTGCGCCAGTTGCACCCTGCCCGACGCGGCGACGATTTCTTCCAGCTGGGCCTGGACCCGGTGGAGTTCGGCGGTACTGTCGGTACTGTCCTTATGCTCGGCTTCCGCTGGATGGTTCATGCTGCCTTCCTACGGTTGGCTTTCTCGATCCAGACCTGGCACCGCTGGATGTAGTGATCGAACTGATCCGGATTCTCGGAACGCGACTTCAACGCTTCCCAGTAAGGCAAGGCCTGCTCAAAACGGTGCAGGCGCATCGCACCGACCGCCGCGAGCCGCAGACCGATGGCATCGTCGGGCACTAGCTGCACGATCCGCTGGCCCAGGGCCAGGCGTTCGCTCGCGCTCGACGGATCCAGCGCGCGGGCCTCGGCATACAGCACGGCCAGGATGCGCCGCTTCTCGTGGGCCACTTCGGACATTTCCGGCCAGGACTGCGCAATCCGGTCCAGCAGCTGCCAGGCGCCGCGATGGTCGCCGGCGGCCAGTTTCTCGCGCGCCGCGCGTATCGATCGGGGGCCCAGGCGGCCGAGCTGGCGCTCGGCCTCTTCCTTCGCGCCCTGGTCGGCCGACGGATGGGCGAGCACGGCGGTATAGGCATCGATCGCCTCGCCATACCAGCCGCCGCTGAACGCCACCCGGGCGAAATACAGCCGGGTACTGAACTGCGCGGCGTCCTCGGCGGCCGCCAGCTTCAGATGCCGCATCGCGGTCTGCTTGTCGCCCAGCGCATCCGCCGCCCGTCCGCGCATCGCGTCCAGCTCGGGGAAATCGACATGCGCATCGAGCGCGATGTCCGTCAGTTCGATCACTTCCTGGTGATTGCCCGCCAGCAACGCCGAGCGGACGGCCAGGCGCATCGCACGTTCGAAGGCGCGCTGCGCGCGCACGCCGGCCAGGGCGTCCGGGTCGAGCAGGCGGTGCGCGCAGATGCGTTCGGCCGCGTCGCGCAAGCGCCCCTCTTCAAGCGCGCGGGCCCCTTCTTCGGCCCACGTCGCCGACTGCGAGCGCAGCCATGCGCGGACGTCGTCCTGCTCGCTCTTCACCAACCCGCGGGACACGGCCAGACCGGCCGCGGCCACCAGGAAGCCGCGCCAGGATGCTTCCTTGACCAGTTCCAGCGCATCGCCGTCGGCCAGCGCCGGGAACTCCGCCGCCAGCGCGCGCAGCGCGACACGGTCGCCGGCCATCAGATGATGGCGCCACAGCACCGCGTAACCACGTCCATACGAAGGCAGCGCGGCGCGGACCTCTTCGACCCAGCGTATGGCGGCGTCCATCTCGCCGCTTGCCTGCAGCATGGACAGAACGGTGTCGGCCGCCTCCGTCGCCAGCGGATCGTCAGGCGACGAAATGCGGAACAGCTGCCGCCAGCTGCCCAGCGCCTCGTCGACATTACCCAGCTGGCCCGCGCAGATCGCCGCGATGCGCAGGATTTCCGGCGTCTCGATCTCGTCGCCCAGCAGGCCGGCCGCCAGCGAGTAGGCCACGTCGTGGTGGCCCAATTCGAAGTGATTGCGCATCAGTATCTGCTCGGCCTTGCTGCCCGAGGCGATCTCGCCGTCCGCGCTCTGCAACAGGGCGATCGCGCCTTCGTAATCGCCCAGCTCGCCCTGTATGCGCGCCAGCAGCAGCACATGGTCGGGCGTGCCGGGATGACGGCGCAGCACATCGCGCGTGCGCCGGGAGGCCTCGCGCAATTCGCCCGCTTCCCAGACCTTCTCGATGCGCTCGGCGCTGTCGTCGGCGGACAGTTTCGCCACCGTGGGCGCCGGCGTGGAGGCACCCATACGCGGCCGTATGAAGGCCTTGTACCAATCGGCGCACAGGCGCTCGGCAAACAGCTCCGTGTAGTGGGTCAGGTCCAGCCCGCCGTCTTCCATGGCGTCCGCCTGGCCGATCTTGTTCATCAGCGGCGTGGGGTCGTAGCACGGCACGCCGATGCGCTGCGCGCCCGCGCCCACGGACGAGATCAGTTGCTGCCGCTGTTCGATGGGCGCGTTGTCGGGGGTCAACGCATTCACATGCGTGACGAACACCACTTTGTCCTGGCCCAGCAGGTCGACGAGCTCGCGCATATCGCTTTCGATCTCGTCGTCGGTCAGGTCGCGCTTGACGATGCGCGCGAGCAGTTCGCGGTCCTCCGCGGACAGGCTCTTGAACACCGGATCCTTGTCCAGCAGGGCGCGCCGCTCCGCCAGGCCATCGGCGGCGGCCAGCGACCAGAACGTCCTGGTCCGGCCCCGGTCGGCGAAGAACTCGCTGAAATGGCGCGCCAGGTAATTCGACTGTATGGGGTAGCCGTCTATGGTCAGCAACTTGCGCGACGACAACTCGACCATGTAGAGATCGGCCGGCTTGTGCGTGCCGCGGCGCGCCTGCTCGCCATTGGACGGACGGAATATGAGCCGCTGTACGTCGGCGGGAATATCGCGCTTGCCGTACATGAACCGCACCTGCTGCAAGGCCTCCGCGCTGGTGTGCACGAAACCGTAGTTGCGCCCGAGTTGCAGTTTGATCGGGTAGCGCCCCACGGCGTCGCGCAGCGGCGTATGGATCCGGCAGGTTCCCACCGGAGCGATCGTGAAAGCAGTCATTCAGGTCACCTCTGTTGATGGATCGACGGTGATGGGACCTTCGCCCTCGTTCACAGCGACCAGTACAGGAGATCGGGCTGGAGCTTGCTGCTGTCCAGCACCGACTTCAGGTCGCACACCATGCCGCCGCGCTTGACAAGCTGCGGCAGGTCGTCCCAGATGGACTCCATGGTCTGCTGGTGCGGGACCGCGAGGATCAACACGTCCATGTCGTTCAGATGGCGCCGCTCCGTAAGCTTGATGCCGTACTCGTGCTCCATCTGGGCAGCATCGGCCATGGGATCGCAGGCCAGGGGCGTAATGCCGTATTCGCCCAGCGCGTTGTACAACTCGACCACCTTGGAGTTGCGGATGTCGGGCACGTTTTCCTTGAAGGTCATGCCCATGATGCCCACCCGCGTCGAGCCGTTCAGGCGGCCGTTGCGCGCCAGCACCTGGACCACGCGCGACGCGACGTGATTGGCCATGCCGTCGTTGATGCGGCGGCCCGACAGGATGACTTCGGGGTGATAGCCCAACTCCTGCGCCTTCGACGTCAGGTAGTACGGATCGACGCCTATGCAGTGGCCGCCCACCAGTCCCGGCGTGAAGCGCAGGAAATTCCATTTGGTTCCCGCCGCCGCCAGCACTTCGGACGTCCGGATGCCCACCAGGTCGCAGATCTTCGACATCTCGTTCATCAGGGCGATGTTGATGTCGCGCTGGGTGTTCTCCAGTACCTTGGCAGCCTCCGCCACCTTGATCGACGAGGCGCGGTGCACGCCGGCCTCGATGATCTTCTCGTAGACCCCGGCAACGGTCTCCAGCGTGTCGGCGTCCTGCCCGGACACGATCTTGACGATTTTTTCCAGCGGATGCTCGCGGTCGCCGGGATTGATCCGCTCCGGGCTATAGCCCAGCTTGAAGTCGATGCCGCAGCGCAGGCCCGAGGCCTTTTCCAGCTCCGGACCGCAGATTTCCTCGGTCGCGCCGGGGTGGACGGTGGATTCGAAGACGACGATGCACCCCGGACGCAACACGGGGCCTATGGACTGGCAGGCGCGCACCAGCAAGGAAAAATCGGGATTGCACTTCTCGTCGACGGGCGTCGGGACGGCGACCACGAAGAAGTCGCATCCCTGCAAATCGGTGACGTCATCCGTAAACCGGAGCGTGGAATCAAGCAGAACATGGCGTTCGATTTCGCCAGTCCAGTCATCGGCCTCTTTCAGGCGCGCGATCCGGCGCTTGTCCACATCGAAACCGATGACATCAAAACGCCGGGCGAAGGCGACGGCAACCGGCAGGCCTACATACCCCAGGCCGCACACTGCGATTCTCTTTACCACGTGAACCTCACTATTTCATTCGTGTCGTGGACACAGGATCTCCACCGTGGGAGACACACGAGCAGATACGTCAGAAACTTTTTGTTTGATTTAGCCGGCCCTGGACAACGCCGCCCCGATTTAGGGGAACGACATCGAAGGAAATTTTTCGACCTTCAAATGGCCAGCCGCCGAAATGTAGACGCAAGGTTCAGCAATCTTTCTTTCTAAAAATTTTGATTGCTGTGGAAATGAATCAGACCCGGGCCTAAAGGGGCCCGGATGGGCCCAAATGAATTACATCCATTACAGGAGGCGCAACAAAAACAGGTAGTTCTTATATTTCTAAAAGTTTTTATTAGTGCCAAACAATCCCTATTAACAGATTCGTAACGTATTCCCGGGGCGGTCTGCATGCTTGCTGCTCGCGCCCCCCCCCGCGAGAAAAAGAGCCCCAGAGCCCTCAGGCCATAGGAGCTTGTTCCAATGAAATTCACGTTGGCCATATTGGCCGAATACAGACAGAGGGATCGGGTCTTTGGAAGGGCCCGAAACGTGTGGTCTCGTTCCCTATGCGCGTGCCTTGAGGTATTCGCGCAGTTTGGGATCAACGGCGTAGACATAGCATCCCTTCATGCCGCGCGTCATGAGGGTGCGATACGTATTCTTTATGATCCTGTCGGCAAGCAGTGCAGCTTCGGCCGGCCTCTCCTTTGACATTTTCACGAACCCTTTCATGGTCTTGTCGTGCTTGTCCCGGGCCTTGGGTACCGAAGTCAACGCAACGCCATCACTGCCCATCACGAGGTCGGGCCCGATGATTACCCCCACGTAGTCAACCTCCAGCCCCTGACAGGTGTGAATACACCCTACCTGCTGAACCGAGTTAGGAGCGACGATCCACAAGCTTCCGTCCTGGTCCAGATTCCATTGACGCTCATAATCGCCTATGACCACATCATTGACACGCGGGTGCTTCTTGCTGTTCCAAGGCCAGCAGTAGCCTGCGACCACGCGCGCACGGTTATTCCCGTTTTTGGCCTCAATCGCAGCATGCAGCGTCGCTGGATCGTCGAACACCTGAAAGTCGAAAGGGATGCCGTCGAGGGTCTGGTGGGCAGTCGAGCGAATCTGCAGCACATCGTCCACCCAAGCGAGGTAGCCGTCAGAGCCAGCGCAGCGAAATTGCGAAGTCAGCGAATATTCTTCGACCTGGGCACCACGCGTTTGTGCAAACTCGCGGATAACGGCTTTGGAACCCACATCCTTGAACGTCACGCGCTGGTCTTCGTCGATGAAAAAAATGCTGCACTTGGCCGCGTCGATGAGTTCTTTTACCTGATGGACGCCGAGGTTTCCGTAGAAACCGCTCTTCTCTGTGAGTCGGTGCGCCTCATCCACCACCAGTACATCGAAGGCGTCCGGGTCCGCTTCGGTGAAGGAACCTGATCCACCAAACAGATTTACGAGATGCGCGTTCTCACGGGTCTGGATAAGCCTGTCGCTGTAGACCGCCCGAGGCGCCGCATTTTTCGAGACGTACTTGACGGTCAAACCCTCTCGCAGCGCAGCGAGCAGGTTGACCGCGACGATCGACTTTCCCGTGCCGGGCCCGCCTTCAACGATGACGACGCGAGGCTTGCCCGAAGCGTTCGCCTGTCGGCACGCCGCCTTCGCCGCCTCGAACACTTCTTTTTGATCGTCGATCAGCGCGAACTCATTGTTGCCCTTCAGGAGCTTGTCCACCACATCGGCAAGGGCCTTCGAAGGACGAAGCCGTCCGTTCTCAAGGTCGAAAAGCACCTGGCGCCCGCGGCCATGCCTGATGTGCTGTTTGATAAATTCGCGAAGCCGCTTGCGATCTTCATCGCCCTTGAGGAACAGAGGAGCGCGCTCTATGTAGGGCTGGTAGTGCACGGCGTCGATAACGCCATCGGCGGCATAATTGTGCAGATAAGCGCACGGGCGCAACTGAAGGCCGCCGTCGTAGACCGCCTCGTTGAAGCCCTCCAGGAACGCTGTGTACGACCATGCCTGATAGCTGGGATGGACGCGCACCTGATCGGGGTGACCGTTTCCGCGCAGCAGCACCATCGCGTCCCGATCCGTGGCATCGACCGATGACCACTGTTTAAGTTCGACCACGACCAAACGGCGGGAACCGTCGTCAGCATGCCCCGCGAGGATCACATCGATACGCTTGGCCGTCTGGGGAAGGATGAATTCGACAGCCACGCCCACATCGTCGGCAATAGCCGAATCACGCAGTACGCGGGCAATGTAGCCCAGCGACTCGCGCCACGATCGAATCTCGGCCTTGGCGACTTTGCGACTCGTCGCCGCCTGGTACTTTGCA
This genomic interval from Bordetella genomosp. 8 contains the following:
- a CDS encoding polysaccharide biosynthesis/export family protein, yielding MALLAVLALAGCQLPRSGPMLSEMTSAHDDKDVIVMPVTRDLARESNMPEVMDFPAPYRDAQDVAFDVLVPGDGINVTVWERDGLGVFAANAAGASELGTQEIDRMGNLYVPILGRFKAAGMTLAQLHDAVVARLSKLIVGSDVSVTRAADARGQMVTVQGNLTKPGMYPITQTTQRLSSALAQAAPVQTNPEQLVITLRRGKQIASVRLADLYRNQDNDILLRAGDVITAHDAREYLTVLGAAGTQGRVAISKRNYSVLDALGDSKGLDDKTADPRSVFLFTPAKPGTQGAPDTLPIVYQFDLTRPEQVALAGQFTVREGQAIYISDAPFTQVQKVLSAFRVTMSAGFSATRAIDSDSGSSNTVNQ
- a CDS encoding glycosyltransferase: MNHPAEAEHKDSTDSTAELHRVQAQLEEIVAASGRVQLAQANLARAEALAAGHMADPKVRYLVLRLKEAAGLNEGMSEQWSALLRDCPQDPQVVRYSASRLVKDRHVDEALELVNRYFPATARNPDKLFARAKLLSDIRAYEQSDALFRRLIARHGDRNVRVEFAKRLRKRGLLADAYDTIRPVADQLAPGSKAAELATALANDYAFYRRFEPEEGLAGKDIRIVSMKHAILHFRNRCVVEEPAENAVSIALVTGSLGPGGAERQLTRLAGELHRMAASGDRMVAADRRPAFMRVRPEKVEVLVKQHTEPAGSGKKQGLDFFLPVLAKARIPVTEINGLPAISTSHQTVTDPALNRLLEQLPPPVHYGVTRLAPLLRENAFDVVSLWQDGTCLFGALAALLAGVPTLHLVFRGLPPNIRKDRFREEYPVLYQALAQIPGVHFVSNSKAAAQEYAKWLGIPLERFHILYNGVPELPTDTSPEDERKWEAFVASTPDATETIGGVFRLEPDKRPQLWIKLAAMYLKRRPQARFFIVGDGRLLDNMVALADELGVVDRLMFVGLSNHVGYWYSRMDAKVLLSRFEGLPNVLIEAQLLGVPVVSTPAGGAGECFVENVTGHLIEDLDHPDLNEACDKIESIVDQMRGNEVLKQHSRQRARDLFSLNAMLDKFLSLCVSVMGISQNDERIAMGPMRLMEA
- a CDS encoding nucleotide sugar dehydrogenase translates to MCGLGYVGLPVAVAFARRFDVIGFDVDKRRIARLKEADDWTGEIERHVLLDSTLRFTDDVTDLQGCDFFVVAVPTPVDEKCNPDFSLLVRACQSIGPVLRPGCIVVFESTVHPGATEEICGPELEKASGLRCGIDFKLGYSPERINPGDREHPLEKIVKIVSGQDADTLETVAGVYEKIIEAGVHRASSIKVAEAAKVLENTQRDINIALMNEMSKICDLVGIRTSEVLAAAGTKWNFLRFTPGLVGGHCIGVDPYYLTSKAQELGYHPEVILSGRRINDGMANHVASRVVQVLARNGRLNGSTRVGIMGMTFKENVPDIRNSKVVELYNALGEYGITPLACDPMADAAQMEHEYGIKLTERRHLNDMDVLILAVPHQQTMESIWDDLPQLVKRGGMVCDLKSVLDSSKLQPDLLYWSL
- a CDS encoding DUF2075 domain-containing protein, encoding MIVYQADKKGFLLDYDDRDIEDLIHAKYQAATSRKVAKAEIRSWRESLGYIARVLRDSAIADDVGVAVEFILPQTAKRIDVILAGHADDGSRRLVVVELKQWSSVDATDRDAMVLLRGNGHPDQVRVHPSYQAWSYTAFLEGFNEAVYDGGLQLRPCAYLHNYAADGVIDAVHYQPYIERAPLFLKGDEDRKRLREFIKQHIRHGRGRQVLFDLENGRLRPSKALADVVDKLLKGNNEFALIDDQKEVFEAAKAACRQANASGKPRVVIVEGGPGTGKSIVAVNLLAALREGLTVKYVSKNAAPRAVYSDRLIQTRENAHLVNLFGGSGSFTEADPDAFDVLVVDEAHRLTEKSGFYGNLGVHQVKELIDAAKCSIFFIDEDQRVTFKDVGSKAVIREFAQTRGAQVEEYSLTSQFRCAGSDGYLAWVDDVLQIRSTAHQTLDGIPFDFQVFDDPATLHAAIEAKNGNNRARVVAGYCWPWNSKKHPRVNDVVIGDYERQWNLDQDGSLWIVAPNSVQQVGCIHTCQGLEVDYVGVIIGPDLVMGSDGVALTSVPKARDKHDKTMKGFVKMSKERPAEAALLADRIIKNTYRTLMTRGMKGCYVYAVDPKLREYLKARA